The DNA region CCACGACGCGGCGGCGACCTCGCCTGCGTACTTCTCCAGGCACCGCCCCCGGAAGTACGCCCTGGTGTCCTCGGGCGGCGCCGTCATCGCGCGCGTCACGACGTCCTCGGTGACGAGCAGCTCGACGGAGCCGCGCGCGGCGAGGCGGTTGTAGAGGCCCTTGTCGGGGCGTACGTCGTGGTACTGCAGGTCGACGAGCTGCAGCTTGTGGCTCGACCAGTCGAGCGACTCGCGCTCGCGGTAGCCGTCGAGGATCGCCAGCTTGGCGACCCAGTCGACCTCGCGGGAGCACGTACGCGGGTCGTCCTCGAGCCGCGTCAGCACGCTCTCCCAGCGCCCCAGCACGTCGCGGGTCTGCTCGTCGGCGTCGTCGCCGAGCGTCGACTCGACGAACTTCCGCGCCAGCTCGAGGTACTCCATCTGCAGCTGTACGGCCGTGAGCTTGCGTCCGTCCCGCAGCGTCACGAGGTGCTTCAACGACGCGTCGTGCGACACGGCCCGCAACGACGACACCGGCTGCTCGACGGACAGGTCGCGGTCTATGAACCCCGCCTCGATCATCGCGAGGACCAGCGAGGTGGTGCCCGCCTTGAGGTACGTCGCGACCTCGTTGAGGTTGGCGTCACCGATGATGACGTGCAGCCGCCGGTACTTCTCCGGGTCGGCGTGCGGCTCGTCGCGGGTGTTGATGATCGGCCGCTTCAACGTCGTCTCGAGGCCGACCTCGACCTCGAAGAAGTCCGCGCGCTGGCTGATCTGGAAGCCGTTCCCCCTGCCGTCCTGGCCCGTCCCCACGCGCCCCGCGCCGGCGAACACCTGCCGCGACACGAAGAACGGCGTCAGGTGCCGCACGATCTCCGCGAACGGCGTCGAGCGGGCCATGAGGTAGTTCTCGTGGCAGCCGTACGAGACGCCCTTGTTGTCGGTGTTGTTCTTGTAGAGCTGCACGGGCGCGGTGCCGGGGACGGCGAGCGCGCGGCGCGCGGCCTCGGCCATGACCCGCTCCCCCGCCTTGTCCCAGAGCACGCAGTCGCGCGGCGTCGTGACCTCGGGGGTGGAGTACTCGGGGTGCGCGTGGTCGACGTAGAGGCGGGCGCCGTTGGTGAGGATGACGTTGGCGAGGCCGAGCTCGTCGTCGGACGGCGGCTCGGACACCTCGTGCGCCAGGTCGAACCCGCGCGCGTCGCGCAGCGGGCTCTCCTCCTCGAAGTCCCAGCGGGTACGCCGGTCGCGCTGCGGGGCGTACGCGTTGACGACGAGCGACGACGACACCATCGCGTTGAAGCCAGGCTGCCCGGGGACCGAGATGCCGTACTCGGTCTCCGTGCCCATCACCCGTCGCACGGTCATGGGCACAAGCCTAGACGGCTGGCTACGTCGCGACAGCGATGGTGAAGCGGTAGTCGTGCTTCGGCAGGCCGTTGTGCGCGACGTACATGGCGACGTACGTCCCCGTCTCCGGCGCCTCGACGTCCTTCGGCGGCTCGTTGACGCCGGCGCTGTCGCACTCGATCTGGAACATCGGCACGGTCCCCCGCTCGGGGTCCATCGACCTGCCGTCCGGCGAGATGAGGAACCAGCAGCCGACGGCCGCGCCGATGTCCACGGGGACGGCGGCGTCGACCATCGACGTCGACGCGATGCTGATCTTCTGGCCGGCCTTGGCGCGGAACGCGTACGAGTCGCGCATGTCGCCGCCGAGGACGTACGGCTCGATGGTGCCCGTGTACTCACGCCCGGCGGCGACGGGCAGCGCGGCGCGGCGGTCCGCGCCGGCGTCCCTCTTCGTGCCGGCGTCGTCCTGCGGGCCCGGCGTGAACGGCCGCGCGTCGTTGGACGTCCCGCGGACCTCCTGGCGGGTGGCGTTCCACTCCGTCGCCGCGGCCGACTTCTTCGGGCAGGCGCCGCCGCGTACGCAGCTCACGATCGCCGGCGTGACGGTGCCGTCGAGCCAGCCGTACCCCCAGAAGACGTGCTCCGCGCCCGGGGGCAGCGGGAACACGCGGCCGTAGATGCTGCTGCTGACCGTGCACATGACGTACTCGTCGCAGAGCGTTCCGGCCTTCGGGAACTTGTCCTTCGGCGAGTAGGTCGCCGCGTCGCGCATCGCCTGGACGAACTTCGCGCGCGTCACGGTCCTGCTCATCTGCTTGGCGGTGTTGCGGCCCGTGTAGCCCTCCTGGCGGCGCAGGCGCAGCAGCGCCTCGGCGGCCGCTCCCGCCGCCGTCGGCGACGAGAAGCTGGTGCCGCAGTGCTCGTCGGTGCCCTTCACCGCCTTGTGCAGGGCGACCGGACGGCAGAACCACGATGCGAAGTCGAACGTGCTCCAGCTCGCCGGCGTCCAGTGCCCCGGGTAGCCGCCGCCGACGATCTGGATGGCCTCTGGCTGCCGGTCGCAGTCGAGGATCGCGGGCCACGGCACCTCGTTGCCGGCGGCGATGAAGAACAGCGAGGCGGGGTTGCGCTCGGCGGCGGAGCAGGGCTCGAAGTCCTGCGTCACCGGCTTCGCGAGGTGCAGCGGCAGCGGCGCCGGCGGGCCCCACGAGTGCGTCTGCACGTCGGCGACGACGGGCGCGGACGGGAGGTCGTTCGCCGCGCTGTTGCCCTCGTGGACGAGCAGCAGCGCGTCCGGCGACTCGGAGATGACGCTCGACGCGGTGCCGGTGCCGTGGCCGTTCTCGTCGAGGATGCAGACCTTCGGGTCGAGGCTGACGTCGGTCGGGCTCGTCGCGTCGCCGTCGCAGACCGCGCCGATGATGTTCGTCTTCGGGATCCAGTACCAGACGTGCGCCTCGACGCTCGCCCAGAGCTTCTTGTCCGCCTCGACGGCCTTGTCGTAGTCCTTGAACTTGCCCACCGACAGCGGCAGCGCGCGGATCGAGCAGTCCTTGAAGCCCACGACGTACGTGCAGGGGTGCGCCGTGTTCTTCGGGCGGTAGAACGCCTCGTGGTACGGGTTGATCCCGCTGTCCGCGACGGCGACCACGACGGTCGGGCGCGGGGCGGAGCCGGGCCGCGGTCGGGCAGGCGAGGCGACCGCGACGGTGGCGGCGGCAACGGTGACGGCGAGAGCGAGCGGGAGCACGCGTCGGGGCATCGACATGTAGGAGAAGAGCCGCGACCCTCGCGGGTGGTTCGGCGGCACGCGCGCGGCCGGCGGGGCGCCGTACCTCGTGATCTTGGTTGCGTTCGTGTCGCCCGGGCAGCACGAACGCAACCAAGATCACGAAAATCCGACCGGAGCGCGGGGGTGCGGCGGGGCCGCGGCGAGTGGGGGCAGACGTGCGCGGCGCCTGGTACGTGCGCCCCGGCGGCGACCGTGCGCCGCCGGGGTCCTGCTCGCT from Frankiaceae bacterium includes:
- the dop gene encoding depupylase/deamidase Dop, with translation MTVRRVMGTETEYGISVPGQPGFNAMVSSSLVVNAYAPQRDRRTRWDFEEESPLRDARGFDLAHEVSEPPSDDELGLANVILTNGARLYVDHAHPEYSTPEVTTPRDCVLWDKAGERVMAEAARRALAVPGTAPVQLYKNNTDNKGVSYGCHENYLMARSTPFAEIVRHLTPFFVSRQVFAGAGRVGTGQDGRGNGFQISQRADFFEVEVGLETTLKRPIINTRDEPHADPEKYRRLHVIIGDANLNEVATYLKAGTTSLVLAMIEAGFIDRDLSVEQPVSSLRAVSHDASLKHLVTLRDGRKLTAVQLQMEYLELARKFVESTLGDDADEQTRDVLGRWESVLTRLEDDPRTCSREVDWVAKLAILDGYRERESLDWSSHKLQLVDLQYHDVRPDKGLYNRLAARGSVELLVTEDVVTRAMTAPPEDTRAYFRGRCLEKYAGEVAAASWDSVIFDVGRDSLQRVPTMEPLRGTKAHVGELLDVCDTAAELVDRISGGR